TTACTGACACAAGCTGTGCTTCCATTACAGATTTGCGCAAAACTTTTGTGATATTTTATGAAtggcgatttaaaaaaaataaataaataaatttaaaaaaaaagtttccatttAACCAGTGTTATGCGACTAAAACTTTTTTTCCACTCGTAATAATTCATGGTGACGGATGTTGGTAGGTTTACATATACCGTAGCCACAGCacttagaaaaaaactaattactGCGCAAATTACTCGTATGAACGGATTCCGTGATTTGAATCTAAAACACACTGAGGAAACTGTGCACAAATCACACTCTTagggacttttttttcttttccatttttaaattCACCTTTCCATAATGTACCACATCATAATTCTCTTTGTATAATTTGTGGAATTGGCAGAGAGAATTACTTGTGCAAGCAGAACAGAGATGTGTTTAAAACGAACACAGACTGTGGAAAGATTATTACTAATATGTGACTATAttctacattttaaataatctgaagtgttcttgtttttttcacTTACTCTGTGTGTTTGCATCTGTAGCAGGTGATCGCTGCCATGGAGACGCAGCTGTCTAACGGGCCAAGCTGTACCACCAGCAACGGTCCCAACAGCATCTCGAACAACTGCACGTCACCTGTGGAAATGTCCAACGACACTGAGGACAGCAAAACCAACCTGATCGTGAACTACCTGCCACAGAACATGACGCAGGAGGAGCTCAAGAGTTTGTTTGGCAGCATCGGAGAGATCGAGTCCTGCAAACTTGTGCGGGACAAAATCACTGGTATTCACAGCTGTCTCTAATGATTTCTGACCAGTAGGGCTTTTATGATTGATTGATATTGATGATATTAGAGAGCAGAGTGGCCAATGGCTGGTATTTAAAGCTGACAATATCACACTATTAAACTTAaggatagtaaaaaaaaaattaatataaatgctGCAGCTAAATTAATGTATCTACAGAATTAGAAATACATTATttgaaaatgaatcaaaaggaaaaaaaatataaatacagttagggctgggcgatatgaccaaaatcttatgaTCTTAACGATATACATCACagtagttatttttgctttaaataaagtCTTTTTGATATGGCAGAAATTTTATAATTCTTGTCAATATCATAAAAAACTAATACTAGcctaaataaacataaaagaaaaacaagcgCTCAGAAGACAAGTAAATGGTCAGTGGTTAAGTGAGAAtctaattacaagcaataggagaaaaaataaaaagtgatttagtcgAGCAGTGAGAGAtcttctctcttttgttgtttaacatgaatggcagacagcaggaatattagactgctgtcactttaagagctgcccggatacaatatactgttacgttttctttctgtttgctttcactttaggcctaaattactgtgtttactGTGAGGATACTTTCAAAGatgggcattttgacacatacaaatGTGTATTTAACTGTTCTTTTTTTGATGCCTATAAAGcatcaaaaataactaaattcaATACTCCTGTGCTCTATGAGCAGCGTCTTCACATGCGCGCGCCTCAGACAGCGCTCAGAAACGCTCTCGGACAGTGCGTGCATTAGCTGTTTTTAAACGGGCAATACgtttgtttttaaaccacagTGCTTAAAAACGCACGCAGACGATACAGCACAGCAACATCACATGAGTGTGATAGAAAAGGTAGTCCAAAATCTCTACTGGTTGAAAAATTTCTACCGGTTAATTGTGTATTATATCGCCCACCCCCAAATATTTCAGATAGCAACTTCTTGATTCTGTAATCCTGTTATTGCAttttcacaaatgaaaaaaacaaaaaagtggaTATGTCTGTGTGCGCTGCATGGTAATCGTATTTTCTCAGATAAAAAACAGGTAATGGGaactttatatacagtacacagtaaatacaaaaaataatggCAAACTGAATATAGCACAGCATAGtttaaaattctttaaaacTCACCTAAATTGCATGGATGGATCATGCACAAAGTACTCATGTTTTTAGACGGTCTACAAATGCATACTTCAAAGGATCTAACCGCTGCATAAGCAAAAGATTCTTTGAAAGATTTCCaaagattttttgtttaatgtctAATAAAAATTTGACAAGTTACAGTAGACTAAAAAATGCAGCTTGAGTTCTAAGTGGTGTCAAAAAAGGCCCACTTTTGACGCGTACGGTCCTAACAGAAAATCTTATCGGCCAAATATCCACATAAATCCCACATATCAGCCAATGTATAGGTCAATCATTAATcaactgtttttaaataagtcttgaGTGAATCATTTCAGTTTCCTTTATAATTTTGTACTCATTTGTCCACCTGcagaaaaaaatcttttgaatccTTTGCTAAAAATATTTGACTCATTTGTTCAGAGTCTGCAGTAACCCTGATGCTTCTCTTACGGAGGCTTTATACACGTCACCATCAGCAGCTCGCCTCACAGACCTGTGTGCACATCACAGCGTACTTCCTGTGTTAGACACTTTGATGGTCAGATCCATAATGCACCGCAGTGCTCATAAATCCTCACctgagtgtttgtgtgcttAGGTCAGAGTCTGGGTTACGGCTTTGTGAACTATGTAGAACCCAAAGATGCAGAGAAAGCCATCAACACTTTAAATGGTCTCCGACTGCAGACTAAAACAATTAAGGTAAGGTCCGTCCGAAGTGAGGCTGCTGTCACAGATACTGCTCATGTGTGTTGATGTGTACTAAGTTTGTGTTTGTGAGCAGGTGTCGTTTGCTCGACCGAGTTCGGCCTCCATCCGTGACGCTAATCTGTACGTGAGCGGTCTTCCTAAAACGATGACCCAGAAAGAGCTGGAGCAGCTCTTCTCTCAGTACGGCCGCATAATCACCTCCAGGATCCTCGTGGATCAGGTCACAGGTGAGATCTTTtatattaaagtgcccctattatgggtaatgaaaggttcatattatgagtccccaacaacaggttgacatgcatgcaaggtcaaaaaacattttcattgtcttatatgcatttatttttaccttatttgctcaacgactcccaaacaatttgctcaacgattcatttttccaaagcCCTCCTTTGCGTAACGCTAATCACCACTTgcgtgattggtccgattggtctcattaatgcctgataaagcagtgtttgtgagtgcagtgctgctttgtgtacagcgttaccggggaaacggCTATTTTAACGCTCTAAAAGCAGCActtagtggcaaagaatgaattggCATTTTCGTTCAGACCAAAgtgaaaagaccaacaagtgggtgggaaatatgctaatgtttcatgttgagtcaacatgaaacagcttgggatttcttttaaaaacgactcgtttcaatgattcagagtcgacgctttcttttgagagacaataactttatacatggtgcactttcagatttaaacgtttgcaggatgttttcattcacttttcATTCACACACTTCAGTCATTTTCAGAAATCCATAATATGGACACTTTAAAACTATGGCAACTATATCATATAGCCATGAAAATCATTGTGAAAGAATATAATTATGTAACAATATATTTGGAATATGgaatatttgtgtgtatgaTGTGATTTAGTGATGCTCCAAATGGAATTTTTAACATAAACCAAAATTAAAGATTTaatttggccaaaaaaaaaaaaaacagatcctAGTCTAGTcagatttacagtatttttattttatttttttgtggtgtTCAGGTGTGTCCAGAGGTGTGGGCTTCATTCGATTTGACCGGCGTGTTGAGGCTGAGGAGGCGATTAAAGGGCTGAATGGACAGAAACCACCAGGTGCCACCGAGCCAATCACGGTGAAGTTTGCCAACAACCCCAGTCAGAAGAGCAGCCAGGCGCTGCTGTCCCACTTGTACCAGTCACCCAACAGACGCTACCCAGGACCGCTGGCGCAGCAGGCCCAGAGATTCAGGTACCCGCTGACACACACTCACTGCGCTGGAACTGACTTTGACTCGAGTGTGatttcattgtgtgtgtgtttgtttcaggCTGGATAATCTGCTCAACATGGCATATGGAGTCAAGAGGTACGTTAATCTGAGCTGCTGCTTGTGGGAAGTCTATTAAAGCAGTGAGTTGTTGATTTTAGAAATggcagggctccagactaactACTTTTCAAAGTATCGTACATACTATGAACCGCAAAAAGAAACAATATTGATTCTAGCTGATATATTTTCGAAGTATATGAGTCTCAATGCATTgctaaagtaaaaaacaaaatcacagtTGTGTAGatcacattttattacattttagagatGATATAAAATACCAGTAAGTACAATGAT
The sequence above is a segment of the Onychostoma macrolepis isolate SWU-2019 chromosome 22, ASM1243209v1, whole genome shotgun sequence genome. Coding sequences within it:
- the elavl2 gene encoding ELAV-like protein 2 isoform X3, which encodes MAVRLCDVASLLRSGSWAAEPWTGQVIAAMETQLSNGPSCTTSNGPNSISNNCTSPVEMSNDTEDSKTNLIVNYLPQNMTQEELKSLFGSIGEIESCKLVRDKITGQSLGYGFVNYVEPKDAEKAINTLNGLRLQTKTIKVSFARPSSASIRDANLYVSGLPKTMTQKELEQLFSQYGRIITSRILVDQVTGVSRGVGFIRFDRRVEAEEAIKGLNGQKPPGATEPITVKFANNPSQKSSQALLSHLYQSPNRRYPGPLAQQAQRFRLDNLLNMAYGVKRFSPMTIDGVTSLAGINLPGHAGTGWCIFVYNLAPDADENILWQMFGPFGAVTNVKVIRDFNTNKCKGFGFVTMTNYDEAAVAIASLNGYRLGDRVLQVSFKTNKTHKV
- the elavl2 gene encoding ELAV-like protein 2 isoform X1, producing the protein MAVRLCDVASLLRSGSWAAEPWTGQVIAAMETQLSNGPSCTTSNGPNSISNNCTSPVEMSNDTEDSKTNLIVNYLPQNMTQEELKSLFGSIGEIESCKLVRDKITGQSLGYGFVNYVEPKDAEKAINTLNGLRLQTKTIKVSFARPSSASIRDANLYVSGLPKTMTQKELEQLFSQYGRIITSRILVDQVTGVSRGVGFIRFDRRVEAEEAIKGLNGQKPPGATEPITVKFANNPSQKSSQALLSHLYQSPNRRYPGPLAQQAQRFRLDNLLNMAYGVKSRFSPMTIDGVTSLAGINLPGHAGTGWCIFVYNLAPDADENILWQMFGPFGAVTNVKVIRDFNTNKCKGFGFVTMTNYDEAAVAIASLNGYRLGDRVLQVSFKTNKTHKV
- the elavl2 gene encoding ELAV-like protein 2 isoform X4, with amino-acid sequence MAVRLCDVASLLRSGSWAAEPWTGVIAAMETQLSNGPSCTTSNGPNSISNNCTSPVEMSNDTEDSKTNLIVNYLPQNMTQEELKSLFGSIGEIESCKLVRDKITGQSLGYGFVNYVEPKDAEKAINTLNGLRLQTKTIKVSFARPSSASIRDANLYVSGLPKTMTQKELEQLFSQYGRIITSRILVDQVTGVSRGVGFIRFDRRVEAEEAIKGLNGQKPPGATEPITVKFANNPSQKSSQALLSHLYQSPNRRYPGPLAQQAQRFRLDNLLNMAYGVKRFSPMTIDGVTSLAGINLPGHAGTGWCIFVYNLAPDADENILWQMFGPFGAVTNVKVIRDFNTNKCKGFGFVTMTNYDEAAVAIASLNGYRLGDRVLQVSFKTNKTHKV
- the elavl2 gene encoding ELAV-like protein 2 isoform X2, with translation MAVRLCDVASLLRSGSWAAEPWTGVIAAMETQLSNGPSCTTSNGPNSISNNCTSPVEMSNDTEDSKTNLIVNYLPQNMTQEELKSLFGSIGEIESCKLVRDKITGQSLGYGFVNYVEPKDAEKAINTLNGLRLQTKTIKVSFARPSSASIRDANLYVSGLPKTMTQKELEQLFSQYGRIITSRILVDQVTGVSRGVGFIRFDRRVEAEEAIKGLNGQKPPGATEPITVKFANNPSQKSSQALLSHLYQSPNRRYPGPLAQQAQRFRLDNLLNMAYGVKSRFSPMTIDGVTSLAGINLPGHAGTGWCIFVYNLAPDADENILWQMFGPFGAVTNVKVIRDFNTNKCKGFGFVTMTNYDEAAVAIASLNGYRLGDRVLQVSFKTNKTHKV
- the elavl2 gene encoding ELAV-like protein 2 isoform X5, translating into METQLSNGPSCTTSNGPNSISNNCTSPVEMSNDTEDSKTNLIVNYLPQNMTQEELKSLFGSIGEIESCKLVRDKITGQSLGYGFVNYVEPKDAEKAINTLNGLRLQTKTIKVSFARPSSASIRDANLYVSGLPKTMTQKELEQLFSQYGRIITSRILVDQVTGVSRGVGFIRFDRRVEAEEAIKGLNGQKPPGATEPITVKFANNPSQKSSQALLSHLYQSPNRRYPGPLAQQAQRFRLDNLLNMAYGVKSRFSPMTIDGVTSLAGINLPGHAGTGWCIFVYNLAPDADENILWQMFGPFGAVTNVKVIRDFNTNKCKGFGFVTMTNYDEAAVAIASLNGYRLGDRVLQVSFKTNKTHKV